The Catenuloplanes niger genome includes a window with the following:
- a CDS encoding cation diffusion facilitator family transporter, producing MRIYDNVELPPDMAALHRRAIRLEWWTIAFFLTAIALLAVTLGQSQAMKAAWIEDMLGLVPPAAFLIAARFRNRPPNDRFPYGYHRAVSVAFLSGAVALLVLGGYVVYDSLLRLISGERPPIGLIELFGQRFWLGWLMIAVLFATMVPAILLGHVKQRIARQLHDKGLYADAEMNRADWLTAGAAILGILGIGAGLWWADAVAALIIGGDIVRDGFRTTRSAVADLMDERPRVVDGTRPHPLPDSLLAAIRDHDWIADAWLRLREDGHVFVGELLVVPHPGTEDLIGHLEKLQTFVRGFDWRIQDIVVAPVTRIDKPQKIEK from the coding sequence ATGAGGATCTACGACAACGTCGAGCTGCCGCCGGACATGGCCGCGCTGCACAGACGGGCGATCCGGCTGGAATGGTGGACGATCGCGTTCTTCCTCACCGCGATCGCGTTGCTGGCCGTGACGCTGGGGCAGTCGCAGGCGATGAAGGCCGCCTGGATCGAGGACATGCTCGGCCTGGTGCCACCGGCCGCGTTCCTGATCGCCGCCCGGTTCCGCAACCGCCCGCCGAACGACCGCTTCCCGTACGGCTACCACCGGGCGGTCAGCGTCGCGTTCCTCTCCGGCGCGGTCGCGCTGCTGGTCCTCGGCGGATACGTGGTCTACGACTCGCTGCTCCGGCTGATCTCCGGGGAACGCCCGCCGATCGGCCTGATCGAGCTGTTCGGCCAGCGCTTCTGGCTGGGCTGGCTGATGATCGCGGTGCTGTTCGCGACGATGGTCCCGGCGATCCTGCTCGGGCACGTCAAGCAGCGCATCGCCCGGCAACTGCACGACAAGGGCCTCTACGCGGACGCCGAGATGAACCGCGCGGACTGGCTCACCGCCGGCGCCGCGATCCTCGGCATCCTCGGCATCGGCGCCGGCCTGTGGTGGGCGGACGCGGTCGCCGCACTGATCATCGGCGGCGACATCGTCCGGGACGGTTTCCGCACCACGCGCAGCGCGGTCGCCGACCTGATGGACGAACGCCCGCGCGTGGTCGACGGCACCCGCCCGCACCCGCTGCCGGACTCACTGCTCGCCGCGATCCGCGACCACGACTGGATCGCGGACGCGTGGCTGCGGCTGCGCGAGGACGGCCACGTCTTCGTCGGTGAGCTGCTGGTCGTCCCGCATCCCGGCACCGAGGACCTGATCGGGCACCTGGAGAAGCTGCAGACGTTCGTCCGCGGCTTCGACTGGCGCATCCAGGACATCGTGGTGGCACCGGTCACGCGGATAGACAAACCCCAGAAGATCGAGAAGTAG
- a CDS encoding acyltransferase family protein, protein MTARPDRLYALDGLRLLCALAVAAYHLGLAWSLDGVRPTVHHLPAGSGPVLIYGFLGVEVFFMISGFVICMSGWGQSLRGFAASRAGRLFPAFWACVLITATVMVLFPLTTGVPLPSGLTGADIAVNLTMLAEPLNVPYVDTVYWTLWYELRFYAIFAVLVLAGPTRNRVLVFGAGWLVASLLVPPDVPLAELVMPQFAPYFVAGMTLYLIRRCGPGVPLWALLAATWLVSTVRVTERVRFANPGFPVPVWPGLLIMTLAFGALLAIALGATDRWSWRWLAVAGAVSYPFYLLHPRIGFTMIRYAYERTGLPAPVLVVTAILVLLAVAWLVHRVVERPATPALRRLVATGSLRRPAPSPADRPFARTRGCRS, encoded by the coding sequence GTGACGGCGAGACCTGACCGGCTGTACGCGCTGGACGGCCTGCGGCTGCTCTGCGCGCTGGCCGTGGCCGCGTACCACCTGGGCCTGGCCTGGTCGCTGGACGGCGTGCGGCCGACCGTCCATCACCTGCCGGCCGGCAGCGGCCCGGTGCTGATCTACGGCTTTCTCGGCGTCGAGGTGTTCTTCATGATCAGTGGCTTCGTCATCTGCATGAGCGGCTGGGGACAGAGCCTGCGCGGGTTCGCCGCATCGCGGGCCGGGCGGCTGTTCCCCGCGTTCTGGGCGTGCGTGCTGATCACCGCGACCGTCATGGTGCTGTTCCCGCTGACCACCGGTGTGCCGTTGCCGTCCGGGCTGACCGGCGCGGACATCGCCGTCAACCTGACCATGCTGGCCGAGCCGCTGAACGTGCCGTACGTGGACACCGTGTACTGGACGCTCTGGTACGAGCTGCGCTTCTACGCGATCTTCGCGGTGCTGGTCCTGGCCGGGCCGACCCGGAACCGCGTGCTGGTGTTCGGCGCCGGCTGGCTGGTGGCGTCCCTGCTGGTCCCGCCGGACGTGCCGCTGGCCGAGCTGGTGATGCCGCAGTTCGCGCCGTACTTCGTGGCCGGCATGACGCTCTACCTGATCCGCCGGTGCGGGCCGGGCGTGCCGCTGTGGGCGCTGCTCGCCGCGACCTGGCTGGTGAGCACGGTTCGGGTGACGGAGCGTGTGCGGTTCGCCAACCCCGGCTTCCCGGTGCCGGTCTGGCCCGGCCTGCTGATCATGACGCTTGCGTTCGGCGCGCTGCTGGCGATCGCGCTCGGTGCCACCGACCGCTGGTCGTGGCGGTGGCTCGCGGTCGCGGGCGCGGTGTCGTACCCGTTCTACCTGCTGCACCCGCGGATCGGCTTCACCATGATCCGGTACGCGTACGAGCGCACCGGTCTGCCCGCACCCGTGCTCGTGGTGACCGCCATCCTGGTGCTGCTGGCCGTCGCCTGGCTGGTCCACCGCGTGGTCGAACGCCCGGCGACGCCCGCGCTGCGCCGGCTGGTCGCGACCGGTTCACTCCGCCGGCCGGCTCCCTCGCCCGCGGACCGGCCGTTCGCCCGGACGCGCGGGTGTCGTTCGTGA
- a CDS encoding RNA polymerase sigma factor, translated as MDEEQFSVLFAAQFPDVWRFARRRTGSGSDADDIAAETFAVAWRRRDDIPATDARLWLFGIARFVLANHARQGQRRDRLHLRLVSTDPPPSAYEQPAPAQEELWPALAALDGDDRELLLLRAWDGLGIAEIATLLGIDRATVSSRLHKARLRLDRQLRKHRGSAPALGERRRYA; from the coding sequence ATGGACGAGGAGCAGTTCAGCGTGCTCTTCGCCGCGCAGTTCCCGGACGTGTGGCGGTTCGCACGCCGGCGTACCGGGTCGGGCAGCGACGCGGACGACATCGCGGCCGAGACGTTCGCGGTGGCCTGGCGGCGCCGCGACGACATCCCGGCGACGGACGCGCGGCTGTGGCTGTTCGGGATCGCCCGGTTCGTGCTGGCCAACCACGCACGCCAGGGACAGCGCCGCGACCGGCTGCACCTGCGGCTGGTCAGCACGGACCCGCCGCCGAGCGCGTACGAGCAACCCGCGCCCGCGCAGGAGGAGCTGTGGCCCGCGCTCGCGGCGCTCGACGGCGACGACCGGGAACTACTGCTGCTGCGCGCCTGGGACGGGCTCGGCATCGCCGAGATCGCGACGCTGCTCGGCATCGACCGGGCCACCGTCTCGTCCCGGCTGCACAAGGCCCGCCTCAGACTTGACCGCCAACTCCGGAAGCACCGGGGTTCCGCACCGGCCCTGGGAGAACGGAGGCGTTATGCCTGA
- a CDS encoding Dabb family protein — protein MIHHILRMKARADVTPEQAEEVLSCLREQGRVIPSVRSFTVGRDYGGDYQWGAVFMIEDLDGYWEYLVHPAHAHTDRVGLPLVERIETYDVSDDEDPEFGPKIAELHRRRYEQDPELAALVFALPQFAGHGAA, from the coding sequence ATGATCCACCACATCCTGCGGATGAAGGCTCGCGCGGACGTGACGCCGGAGCAGGCCGAGGAGGTGCTGAGCTGCCTGCGTGAGCAGGGGCGGGTCATTCCGTCGGTGCGGTCGTTCACCGTCGGCCGGGACTACGGCGGCGATTACCAGTGGGGCGCCGTGTTCATGATCGAGGACCTCGACGGCTACTGGGAGTACCTGGTCCACCCGGCGCACGCGCACACCGACCGGGTCGGTCTGCCGCTGGTCGAGCGGATCGAGACGTACGACGTCTCCGACGACGAGGACCCGGAATTCGGCCCGAAGATCGCCGAACTGCACCGCCGCCGGTACGAGCAGGACCCCGAGCTGGCCGCGCTCGTGTTCGCGCTGCCGCAGTTCGCCGGCCACGGCGCGGCCTGA
- a CDS encoding medium chain dehydrogenase/reductase family protein, whose protein sequence is MTVAALEIVLPGPVAPDGLRTRTRPLPPPGPGQVLVRMEATGVSFAEQQMRLGRYYDQPAFPFVPGYDVVGTVTETGPDVDAAMRGQRYAAVTKTGGWASHLVLDAADLVPVPAGCDPAAVETVLVNGITAWQMLHGLAKTPRGGTIVVLGANGGVGSTLVQLARHAGISVIGTAAERHHPMVRDLGATPVDYRDPGMADTIRRLAPDGVHAVFDHVGGPGLKQSWQMLRRDGTLVSYGAASAMNDGGNAQLPFVAAYARIMQWHYSPNPRSAYQYSFWDGARKKDAFRARLARDLTEVLRLLADGALVPQIAARFPLSRAAEALALAESRTVAGKVVLVPDAN, encoded by the coding sequence ATGACCGTCGCCGCCCTGGAGATCGTGCTGCCGGGCCCGGTCGCACCGGACGGGTTGCGGACCCGCACCCGCCCGCTGCCGCCGCCCGGCCCCGGCCAGGTCCTGGTCCGGATGGAGGCCACCGGCGTGTCCTTCGCCGAACAGCAGATGCGCCTCGGCCGGTACTACGACCAGCCCGCGTTCCCGTTCGTCCCGGGCTACGACGTCGTCGGCACGGTCACCGAGACCGGACCGGACGTGGACGCCGCGATGCGCGGTCAGCGGTACGCCGCGGTCACCAAGACCGGCGGCTGGGCCAGCCACCTCGTGCTGGACGCGGCCGACCTGGTACCCGTGCCGGCCGGGTGTGATCCGGCCGCGGTGGAGACCGTGCTGGTCAACGGGATCACCGCGTGGCAGATGCTGCACGGGCTGGCGAAGACGCCGCGCGGCGGGACGATCGTGGTGCTCGGCGCCAACGGCGGCGTCGGGTCCACGCTGGTCCAGCTCGCGCGGCACGCCGGGATCTCGGTGATCGGCACCGCGGCGGAACGCCACCACCCGATGGTCCGGGACCTGGGCGCGACGCCGGTCGACTACCGCGACCCGGGCATGGCCGACACGATCCGCCGCCTCGCGCCGGACGGCGTCCACGCGGTCTTCGACCACGTCGGCGGTCCCGGCCTGAAGCAGTCCTGGCAGATGCTGCGCCGCGACGGCACGCTGGTCTCCTATGGCGCCGCGAGCGCCATGAACGACGGGGGCAACGCGCAGCTGCCGTTCGTGGCCGCCTACGCCCGGATCATGCAGTGGCACTACTCGCCCAACCCGCGCAGCGCCTACCAGTACAGCTTCTGGGACGGCGCGCGGAAGAAGGACGCGTTCCGGGCCCGCCTCGCCCGGGACCTGACCGAGGTGCTGCGGCTGCTGGCCGACGGCGCGCTCGTCCCACAGATCGCCGCCCGGTTCCCGCTCTCCCGGGCCGCGGAAGCACTGGCCCTGGCCGAGTCACGCACCGTGGCCGGCAAGGTCGTCCTCGTACCCGACGCGAACTGA
- a CDS encoding alcohol dehydrogenase catalytic domain-containing protein, which yields MTLALVSKPDTDTPVLEPVTLPAPGAGELRVRVIAASVDPVDLFLAGGSGRTVWGLTGTIGLGSSLTGIVTGIGDGVTGFAPGDRIAAAHPVLGAPARGHAEETVVPAYAAAPLPAGLDPVAAATVPLNGLTAAQLLDRLGPAGGRTLLVTGAAGGVGGFAVALAARAGWAVTALARGSDRDFVLRAGARELVTELPGPAFDAVVDAAVLEAAALGAVRDGGALAGPTSARPATPERGITVDLVDSQPDGDRLAALLALAADGVLELRVAGTVPLSDAALAYGNVAAGGGRGRWVLLAD from the coding sequence ATGACACTCGCTCTCGTCTCCAAGCCCGACACCGACACCCCCGTCCTGGAACCGGTGACGCTGCCCGCGCCCGGCGCCGGCGAACTGCGCGTCCGGGTCATCGCGGCCTCGGTCGACCCGGTCGATCTCTTCCTGGCCGGCGGCTCCGGCCGGACGGTGTGGGGCCTGACCGGCACGATCGGCCTCGGCTCGTCGCTGACCGGCATCGTCACCGGGATCGGCGACGGCGTGACCGGTTTCGCGCCGGGTGACCGGATCGCGGCGGCCCACCCGGTGCTCGGCGCACCGGCGCGCGGCCACGCCGAGGAGACCGTCGTGCCGGCGTACGCCGCCGCGCCGCTCCCGGCGGGACTCGACCCGGTGGCCGCCGCGACGGTGCCGCTGAACGGGCTGACCGCGGCCCAGCTGCTCGACCGGCTCGGCCCGGCCGGCGGGCGCACGCTGCTGGTCACCGGCGCGGCCGGTGGCGTCGGCGGGTTCGCGGTCGCGCTCGCGGCCCGGGCCGGCTGGGCCGTCACCGCGCTGGCTCGCGGGTCCGACCGGGACTTCGTGCTCCGGGCCGGCGCCCGCGAGCTGGTCACCGAGCTGCCCGGCCCGGCGTTCGACGCGGTGGTGGACGCCGCCGTGCTGGAGGCCGCCGCGCTCGGTGCGGTCCGCGACGGTGGTGCGCTGGCCGGCCCGACGTCCGCGCGGCCCGCGACGCCGGAGCGCGGCATCACGGTCGACCTGGTCGACTCGCAGCCGGACGGCGACCGGCTCGCCGCGCTGCTCGCGCTCGCCGCGGACGGCGTGCTGGAACTGCGGGTGGCCGGCACCGTCCCGCTGAGCGACGCCGCCCTTGCGTACGGCAACGTCGCCGCCGGTGGTGGGCGTGGGCGGTGGGTGTTGCTGGCGGATTGA
- a CDS encoding helix-turn-helix transcriptional regulator, translating into MHAYDREPGALVGRAAESRRVAALIDGARAGRGGALVLTGEAGIGKSALLDQAAETAGGFRIARASGSEFEQELPFAGLHQLCLPILDSLDVVPESHRDALRVAFGLVTGVPDLLRTGLAVLELATAAARDAPLLLVVDDAQWLDPASTRALAFLARRVGADPVAVLIAVRTPGSPVELDTLPTLAVAGISDDNAGELLTLHSPLPLDERVRDRLVAEANGNPLALLELPRAGGFAPPATSSVPTMIERGFQARLTGLPDEARLLLTVASADPTGDPGLLWAAARTLGMDVTRAGADAAATGLADFGTRVRFCHPLARSAVYHAAPVAELRVAHGALAEVTDPVVAPDRRAWHRAQACGGPDDDVADDLERSASRAQARGGVAATAVFLERAAALTMDTGRRIARTLDAAQAHIDAGGTDAAADLLGTIDAAVLDEQRLARVDVLRGRIAFIRSDDDSGPALMVRAARRLSATDPDRARECFLDAVEMGLVVGRAGGLIEEIMATVRAEAPPPTSPDVLDALVVLSTEGHHAAVPLLRATLAAPLWSRRPALASMIAGEIYDLETLAALAEWLVDTGRGTGSPTMLRLGLAQRAVDATLTGDIGQALAATAEEEAVAEATGGTPLLYHRLHLAAHRGRRDEMLPLLDEATRGPARVTNVNWTTAILHNGLADYPAALAAARRAVEGGEFFLSGAVLPELIEAAVRCDEPDLAARGLDALTVRAEAVGTPSARGLAASARGLVTGVEDHHREAAELLGTSPLVPYRARAHLLYGEWLRRRSRRRDCLVHLRTAHELFAATGADAFARRAATELRATGERAVHRATGPAHEMLTMQEIAVARLVAAGAMSKDVAVQLFISKRTVDAHLRTIFRKLGITSRAQLRDHPDLA; encoded by the coding sequence ATGCACGCGTATGACCGGGAACCCGGCGCCCTCGTCGGCCGGGCCGCGGAGAGCCGGCGCGTCGCCGCCCTGATCGACGGCGCTCGCGCCGGCCGGGGCGGCGCGCTCGTGCTGACCGGCGAGGCGGGGATCGGCAAGAGCGCGCTGCTCGACCAGGCCGCGGAGACCGCCGGCGGCTTCCGGATCGCACGCGCGTCCGGATCGGAGTTCGAGCAGGAGCTGCCGTTCGCCGGGCTGCACCAGCTGTGCCTGCCGATCCTCGACTCCCTGGACGTCGTCCCGGAATCCCACCGGGACGCGCTCCGCGTGGCGTTCGGCCTGGTCACCGGCGTGCCCGATCTGCTGCGCACCGGCCTGGCCGTGCTGGAACTGGCGACCGCCGCCGCGCGGGACGCACCGCTGCTGCTGGTGGTGGACGACGCGCAGTGGCTCGACCCGGCCTCGACCCGGGCGCTCGCCTTCCTCGCCCGCCGGGTCGGCGCCGACCCGGTCGCGGTGCTGATCGCGGTCCGCACCCCCGGCTCCCCCGTTGAACTGGACACGCTGCCCACGCTGGCCGTCGCGGGAATCAGCGACGACAACGCCGGCGAGCTGCTGACTCTGCACAGCCCGTTGCCACTGGACGAGCGCGTCCGGGACCGGCTCGTCGCCGAAGCGAACGGCAACCCGCTGGCGCTGCTCGAACTGCCCCGGGCCGGAGGATTCGCGCCGCCCGCGACGTCCTCGGTGCCGACCATGATCGAGCGCGGCTTCCAGGCGCGGCTGACCGGGCTGCCGGACGAGGCGCGCCTGCTGCTGACCGTCGCGAGCGCGGACCCGACCGGCGACCCCGGCCTGCTCTGGGCGGCCGCCCGTACCCTCGGTATGGACGTCACCCGGGCCGGTGCGGACGCGGCCGCGACCGGGCTCGCCGACTTCGGCACCCGGGTCCGGTTCTGTCATCCGCTGGCGCGGTCGGCCGTCTACCACGCGGCACCGGTGGCCGAGCTGCGCGTGGCCCACGGTGCGCTGGCCGAGGTCACCGACCCGGTCGTGGCGCCGGACCGCCGGGCCTGGCACCGCGCGCAGGCCTGCGGCGGGCCCGACGACGACGTCGCCGACGACCTGGAACGATCCGCCTCCCGGGCGCAGGCCCGGGGCGGCGTCGCGGCGACCGCGGTGTTCCTGGAACGCGCCGCCGCGCTGACGATGGACACCGGCCGGCGGATCGCCCGCACGCTCGACGCGGCACAGGCGCACATCGACGCCGGCGGTACGGACGCGGCCGCGGATCTGCTCGGCACGATCGACGCCGCCGTGCTCGACGAGCAGCGGCTCGCACGCGTCGACGTGCTGCGCGGCCGGATCGCGTTCATCCGCTCCGACGACGACTCCGGCCCCGCGCTGATGGTGCGCGCGGCGCGCCGGCTCTCCGCCACCGACCCGGACCGCGCCCGCGAGTGCTTCCTGGACGCGGTCGAGATGGGGCTGGTCGTCGGGCGCGCCGGCGGACTGATCGAAGAGATCATGGCCACGGTACGGGCGGAGGCACCCCCGCCGACGTCGCCGGACGTCCTGGACGCGCTGGTCGTGCTGTCCACCGAGGGCCACCACGCGGCGGTCCCGCTGCTGCGGGCCACGCTCGCCGCTCCGCTGTGGAGCCGGCGGCCCGCGCTCGCGTCGATGATCGCCGGCGAGATCTACGACCTGGAGACGCTCGCCGCGCTCGCCGAGTGGCTGGTCGACACGGGCCGGGGGACCGGCTCACCCACGATGCTGCGGCTCGGGCTCGCGCAGCGGGCCGTCGACGCCACGCTCACCGGCGACATCGGCCAGGCGCTGGCCGCCACCGCCGAGGAGGAGGCGGTCGCCGAGGCCACCGGCGGCACCCCGCTCCTCTACCACCGGCTGCACCTGGCCGCCCACCGTGGCCGCCGCGACGAGATGCTGCCGCTGCTCGATGAGGCCACCCGGGGCCCGGCCCGCGTCACCAACGTGAACTGGACCACGGCGATCCTCCACAACGGACTCGCCGACTACCCGGCCGCGCTGGCCGCGGCCCGGCGCGCGGTCGAGGGCGGCGAGTTCTTCCTCAGCGGCGCGGTCCTGCCGGAGCTGATCGAGGCCGCGGTCCGGTGCGACGAGCCGGACCTCGCGGCCCGGGGCCTGGACGCGCTGACCGTGCGCGCGGAGGCCGTCGGCACCCCGTCCGCCCGCGGTCTCGCCGCGTCCGCGCGCGGCCTGGTGACCGGCGTCGAGGACCACCACCGGGAGGCGGCCGAGCTGCTCGGCACGAGCCCGCTCGTGCCGTACCGGGCCCGTGCTCACCTGCTCTACGGCGAGTGGCTCCGGCGCCGCAGCCGTCGCCGCGACTGCCTCGTCCACCTGCGCACCGCGCACGAACTGTTCGCCGCGACCGGGGCGGACGCGTTCGCCCGCCGCGCCGCCACCGAGCTGCGCGCGACCGGTGAACGCGCCGTGCACCGCGCCACCGGTCCCGCCCACGAGATGCTGACCATGCAGGAGATCGCGGTCGCCCGCCTGGTCGCCGCCGGTGCAATGTCGAAGGACGTCGCGGTCCAGCTCTTCATCAGCAAACGCACCGTCGACGCCCACCTGCGCACCATCTTCCGCAAACTCGGCATCACCTCCCGCGCCCAGCTGCGCGACCACCCCGACCTCGCCTGA
- a CDS encoding STAS domain-containing protein, translating into MAGSRTDPSLLSGSQRAPAAIDEHPDTWLDVRHVGFFGAAGIHALVRAHRHATGLGRRFGLRGVHGITEQVLAIADLEHVIPAIR; encoded by the coding sequence ATGGCCGGCTCACGAACAGATCCTTCACTGCTCTCCGGCTCGCAGCGCGCACCGGCCGCGATCGACGAGCATCCGGACACCTGGCTGGACGTGCGGCACGTCGGCTTCTTCGGTGCCGCGGGCATACACGCGCTGGTCCGGGCGCACCGGCACGCCACCGGCCTCGGGCGCAGGTTCGGGCTGCGCGGGGTGCACGGCATCACGGAGCAGGTCCTGGCCATCGCCGATCTGGAGCACGTGATCCCGGCGATCCGGTAA
- a CDS encoding GAF domain-containing protein: MDLVSVLRHVTHIARRTLPGSTDVSVTIVEGRRPYTVASTGETAAQLDELQYQIKDGPCLRAATEKAVVHIRETAQDTRFHRWPAQAAAAGAGSILSVPLTILEDVDGALNVYGRVADAFDDDTVLAARAFAEYAGAVLSNAHLYDRTATLAEQMRTVSVVVVS, from the coding sequence ATGGATCTAGTTTCAGTCCTGCGCCACGTCACCCACATCGCCCGGCGAACGCTGCCGGGCAGCACCGACGTGTCGGTGACCATCGTCGAGGGGCGCCGGCCCTACACCGTGGCCTCCACCGGCGAGACCGCCGCGCAGCTCGACGAGTTGCAGTACCAGATCAAGGACGGACCGTGCCTGCGCGCCGCCACCGAGAAGGCGGTCGTGCACATCCGGGAAACCGCACAGGACACGCGTTTCCACCGATGGCCGGCCCAGGCGGCCGCGGCCGGCGCGGGCAGCATCCTGTCCGTACCGCTGACGATCCTGGAGGACGTGGACGGGGCGCTCAACGTCTACGGCCGGGTCGCCGACGCGTTCGACGACGACACCGTCCTCGCAGCCCGCGCCTTCGCCGAGTACGCCGGCGCGGTCCTGTCCAATGCGCACCTCTACGACCGGACCGCCACGCTCGCCGAGCAGATGCGCACGGTGAGCGTCGTGGTGGTGTCGTAG
- a CDS encoding GAF domain-containing protein, which yields MGLPVQESVTGALNVYSTTAEAFDDSAVRMAASFAEYAAVALANAHLYDTTTTLTVRICSASVAVRS from the coding sequence ATGGGCCTGCCGGTCCAGGAGTCCGTCACCGGCGCGCTGAACGTCTACAGCACCACGGCCGAGGCCTTCGACGACTCGGCCGTGCGGATGGCCGCGTCGTTCGCGGAGTACGCGGCGGTCGCGCTGGCGAACGCACACCTCTACGACACCACCACGACGCTCACCGTGCGCATCTGCTCGGCGAGCGTGGCGGTCCGGTCGTAG